In Pseudomonas sp. GCEP-101, one DNA window encodes the following:
- a CDS encoding RnfH family protein — MAESASIAIEVVYALPHKQVLLRLSVPRGTRVREAVLLSGIAGQFPDLDVQGCPLGIFGKVVARPEERVLEAGERVEIYRPLVADPKEVRKQRAARARAARG, encoded by the coding sequence ATGGCTGAATCCGCCAGTATCGCCATCGAGGTCGTCTACGCCCTGCCGCACAAGCAGGTCCTGCTGCGCCTCAGCGTTCCGCGCGGCACGCGGGTGCGCGAGGCGGTGCTGTTGTCCGGCATTGCCGGGCAGTTTCCCGATCTGGATGTGCAGGGCTGCCCGTTGGGCATCTTCGGCAAGGTGGTAGCCAGGCCCGAGGAGCGGGTGCTGGAAGCGGGCGAGCGGGTGGAAATCTACCGTCCGCTGGTCGCCGATCCCAAGGAAGTGCGCAAGCAGCGCGCGGCCCGAGCCAGAGCAGCGCGCGGCTAG
- a CDS encoding type II toxin-antitoxin system RatA family toxin: MSTHIQRSALLPYPAKALYDLVNDVARYPEFLPWCSASTVLEESETAMRAELTVAKGSLTQRFTTRNVLVPGQSIEMNLEEGPFTQLHGVWTFKALGDKACKISLDLTFDYAGALVKATLGPLFTQAANTMVDAFCQRAKQLHG, translated from the coding sequence ATGAGCACGCATATCCAGCGTTCGGCGCTGCTGCCCTATCCGGCGAAGGCGCTGTACGACCTGGTCAACGATGTGGCGCGCTATCCGGAGTTCCTGCCCTGGTGTTCCGCCTCCACCGTGCTGGAGGAAAGCGAGACCGCCATGCGCGCCGAGCTGACCGTGGCCAAGGGCAGCCTCACCCAGCGCTTCACCACCCGCAACGTGCTGGTGCCGGGGCAGAGCATCGAGATGAATCTCGAGGAAGGCCCGTTCACCCAGCTCCACGGCGTCTGGACCTTCAAGGCCCTGGGTGACAAGGCCTGCAAGATTTCCCTCGACCTGACCTTCGACTACGCCGGCGCCCTGGTGAAGGCCACCTTGGGCCCGCTGTTCACCCAGGCGGCGAACACCATGGTCGACGCCTTCTGCCAACGCGCCAAGCAGCTGCATGGCTGA
- a CDS encoding FCD domain-containing protein, with product MSFGQVKQRRLSDDIVERLEAMILEGTLKAGERLPAERVLAEQFGVSRPSLREAIQKLGAKGLLVSRQGGGNYVSEGLGSMFSDPLLHLLESNPEAQRDLLEFRHTLEGSCAFYAAQRATEVDHQRLTQAFDTLQDCYQRHGKVSRAEEGAADAAFHLAIAEASHNAVLLHTIRGLFDLLKRNVVTNIGGMYAQRDETREQLMRQHRELYEAIVGGHAEAAREISQRHIDYVQEVLAEVQAKELRLQRAQRRQGAADA from the coding sequence ATGAGTTTTGGTCAGGTCAAGCAACGCCGTCTGTCGGACGACATCGTCGAGCGGCTGGAGGCGATGATCCTCGAAGGCACCCTCAAGGCCGGGGAGCGGCTGCCCGCCGAGCGCGTGTTGGCCGAGCAGTTCGGTGTGTCGCGGCCGTCATTGCGCGAGGCAATCCAGAAGCTCGGCGCCAAGGGGCTCCTGGTCAGCCGCCAGGGTGGCGGCAACTACGTCAGCGAAGGGTTGGGCTCGATGTTCAGCGATCCGCTGCTGCACCTGCTGGAGAGCAATCCGGAAGCGCAGCGCGACCTGCTGGAGTTTCGCCACACCCTGGAAGGTTCCTGCGCGTTCTATGCGGCGCAACGTGCCACCGAGGTGGATCACCAGCGCCTGACGCAGGCGTTCGACACCCTGCAGGACTGTTACCAGCGCCACGGCAAGGTCAGTCGGGCGGAGGAAGGCGCGGCCGATGCCGCCTTCCATCTGGCCATCGCCGAAGCCAGCCACAATGCGGTGTTGCTGCACACCATCCGCGGCCTGTTCGACCTGCTCAAGCGCAACGTGGTGACCAACATCGGCGGGATGTACGCGCAGCGCGACGAAACCCGCGAGCAGCTGATGCGTCAGCACCGCGAGTTGTACGAGGCAATTGTGGGCGGGCACGCGGAAGCGGCGCGGGAAATTTCCCAGCGGCACATCGACTACGTGCAGGAAGTGCTGGCCGAGGTGCAGGCGAAGGAATTGCGCCTGCAGCGGGCACAGCGACGCCAGGGCGCGGCGGACGCCTGA
- the smpB gene encoding SsrA-binding protein SmpB has protein sequence MAKQKKHPSGTIAQNKKALHDYFIEQRFEAGVALAGWEVKSLRAGKAQLVDSYVLLKDGEAWLLGSHITPLTTASTHVIADPVRTRKLLLHKRELGKLFGAVQQKGYACVALSMYWKKHLIKCEIALAKGKKEYDKRGTEKERDSDREIQRAIRHGKDD, from the coding sequence ATGGCTAAACAGAAAAAGCACCCTTCGGGGACCATCGCGCAGAACAAGAAGGCTCTGCACGACTACTTCATCGAGCAGCGCTTCGAGGCGGGCGTCGCCCTGGCCGGCTGGGAAGTGAAAAGCCTGCGCGCCGGCAAGGCGCAGCTGGTGGACAGCTACGTGCTGCTCAAGGATGGCGAAGCCTGGCTGCTGGGCAGCCACATCACGCCGCTGACCACTGCCAGCACCCACGTCATCGCCGACCCGGTGCGCACGCGCAAGCTGCTGCTGCACAAGCGCGAGCTGGGCAAGCTGTTCGGTGCCGTACAACAGAAAGGCTATGCCTGCGTCGCCCTGTCGATGTACTGGAAAAAGCACCTGATCAAGTGCGAGATCGCACTGGCCAAGGGCAAGAAAGAGTACGACAAGCGCGGCACCGAGAAGGAGCGTGACTCCGACCGGGAAATCCAGCGCGCCATTCGTCACGGCAAGGACGACTAA
- a CDS encoding lactate permease LctP family transporter, which translates to MQTWQQIYTPLGSLGLSALVAVIPIVFFFLALAVFRLKGHVAGSITLALSIIIAIAAFGMPADMAIAAAGYGFAYGLWPIAWIIVAAVFLYKLTVKSGQFEVIRSSVLSITSDQRLQVLLIGFSFGAFLEGAAGFGAPVAITAALLVGLGFNPLYAAGLCLIANTAPVAFGALGIPIIVAGQVTGIDAFKIGAMTGRQLPFLSILVPFWLVFMMDGFKGVKETWPAALVAGGSFAITQYFTSNFIGPELPDITSALVSLISLTLFLKVWQPAGEREVIATAGGAAVLGGNGPRGAEPTPYSFGEILKAWSPFLVLTVLVTIWTLKPFKALFAPGGALYSLVFNFAIPHLDQLVVKTAPIVANPTPIAAVFKLDPVSATGTAIFLSAVLSMFILRIGAKTGLTTFKETLIELKWPILSIGMVLAFAFVTNYSGMSTTLALVLAGTGAAFPFFSPFLGWLGVFLTGSDTSSNALFSSLQSTTAHQIGVNDTLLVAANTSGGVTGKMISPQSIAVACAATGMVGKESDLFRFTLKHSLMFAALVGLITLAQAYIFTGMLVH; encoded by the coding sequence ATGCAAACCTGGCAGCAGATCTACACCCCGCTCGGCAGCCTCGGCCTGTCCGCGCTGGTCGCCGTCATTCCGATCGTGTTCTTCTTCCTCGCCCTCGCCGTGTTCCGCCTCAAGGGCCACGTCGCCGGCAGCATTACCCTCGCCCTCTCCATCATCATCGCCATCGCCGCCTTCGGCATGCCCGCCGACATGGCCATCGCCGCCGCCGGCTATGGCTTTGCCTACGGCCTGTGGCCGATCGCCTGGATCATCGTCGCCGCGGTGTTCCTGTACAAACTCACGGTCAAGAGCGGCCAGTTCGAAGTGATCCGCAGCTCGGTGCTGTCGATCACCAGCGACCAGCGCCTGCAGGTGCTGCTGATCGGCTTCTCCTTCGGTGCCTTCCTCGAAGGGGCGGCGGGCTTTGGCGCGCCGGTGGCGATTACCGCCGCCCTGCTCGTCGGCCTGGGCTTCAACCCGCTGTACGCCGCGGGCCTGTGCCTGATCGCCAACACCGCGCCGGTGGCCTTCGGCGCCCTGGGCATCCCGATCATCGTGGCCGGCCAGGTCACCGGTATCGACGCCTTCAAGATCGGCGCCATGACCGGCCGCCAACTGCCGTTCCTGTCGATCCTCGTGCCGTTCTGGCTGGTGTTCATGATGGACGGCTTCAAGGGCGTGAAGGAAACCTGGCCGGCCGCGCTGGTCGCCGGTGGCAGCTTCGCCATTACCCAGTACTTCACCTCCAACTTCATCGGCCCGGAACTGCCGGACATCACCTCCGCGCTGGTCAGCCTGATTTCCCTGACCCTGTTCCTGAAAGTCTGGCAGCCGGCCGGCGAGCGTGAAGTGATCGCCACCGCGGGCGGCGCTGCTGTGCTGGGCGGCAACGGCCCGCGCGGCGCCGAACCGACGCCCTACAGCTTTGGCGAAATCCTCAAGGCCTGGTCGCCCTTCCTGGTGCTGACCGTGCTGGTCACCATTTGGACCCTGAAGCCGTTCAAGGCGCTCTTCGCGCCGGGCGGCGCGCTGTACAGCCTGGTGTTCAACTTCGCCATCCCGCACCTGGACCAACTGGTGGTGAAGACTGCGCCCATCGTCGCCAACCCGACGCCGATCGCCGCCGTGTTCAAGCTCGACCCCGTCTCGGCCACCGGCACCGCGATCTTCCTCTCCGCGGTGCTCTCGATGTTCATCCTGCGTATTGGCGCGAAAACTGGTCTGACCACCTTCAAGGAGACCCTGATCGAGCTGAAATGGCCGATCCTCTCCATCGGCATGGTGCTGGCCTTCGCCTTCGTCACCAACTACTCGGGCATGTCCACCACCCTGGCGCTGGTGCTGGCCGGCACCGGCGCGGCGTTCCCGTTCTTCTCGCCGTTCCTCGGCTGGCTGGGCGTGTTCCTGACCGGTTCGGATACCTCGTCCAACGCCCTGTTCAGCTCGCTGCAATCCACCACCGCGCACCAGATCGGGGTCAACGACACCCTGCTGGTGGCCGCCAACACCAGCGGCGGCGTGACCGGCAAGATGATCTCGCCGCAATCCATCGCCGTGGCCTGCGCCGCCACCGGGATGGTCGGCAAGGAATCCGACCTGTTCCGCTTCACCCTCAAGCACAGCCTGATGTTCGCCGCCCTGGTGGGTCTGATCACCCTGGCCCAGGCCTATATCTTCACCGGCATGCTGGTTCACTGA
- a CDS encoding FAD-binding and (Fe-S)-binding domain-containing protein — protein MSLPAAFLDTVEHLIPRERRFDDPLSTLAFGTDASFYRLIPKLVIRVESEDEVASLLKSAHAHQVAVTFRAAGTSLSGQAVSDSVLLVLGDNWNGRDIRDGGTQIRLQPGVIGAQANAWLAPFGRKIGPDPASINACKIGGIVANNASGMCCGTAQNSYHTLAGMRLLLADGTLLDSELPDSIAAFRDSHGALLDQLAELGRQTRANTELAAKIRHKYRLKNTTGLSLNALVDYDDPLDILTHLMVGSEGTLGFISAVTYDTVPDHPHKASALVVFPDVETCCKAVPVLKQQPVSAVELLDRRSLRSVQDMQGMPVWVKSLSDGACALLIESRAATQSLLHEQLAQISASIAEFPVEKQVDFSEDPVVYNQLWRIRKDTFPAVGAVRETGTTVIIEDVTFPVEQLAEGVHRLIALFDKHGYDEAILFGHALEGNLHFVFTQGFESPEQIARYSAFMDDVAHLVAVEYGGSLKAEHGTGRNMAPFVELEWGHDAYQLMWQLKRLLDPTGILNPGVVLTDDAQLHLKNLKPLPAADAIVDKCIECGFCEPVCPSRGLTLSPRQRIVMWRDIQARRRAGLDTTALERDYQYQGIDTCAATGLCAQRCPVNINTGELIRKLRGEQAHHAGTATWLARHFATALKGAKLMLHAANGARLLLGAPRLARLSASISHASKGRVPQWTPAMPQPVRLAAPPQPVDNGKPRVVYLTACMSRAMGPAAADEEQMPLIDKTRQLLEKAGYQVVFPDNADNLCCGQPFASKGYRQQADAKRDELLAELLRASRGGLDPIYCDTSPCTLRLVQDLADDRLKIYDPVKFIRTHLVERLDFQPQDKPVAVHVTCSTQHLGESQALIDLVKRCTREVVIPEGIHCCGFAGDKGFTTPELNAHSLRTLKDAVQYCEEGVSTSRTCEIGLSAHGGIDYRGVVYLVDRVTRATQRSS, from the coding sequence ATGAGCCTCCCTGCCGCTTTCCTCGACACGGTAGAACACCTGATCCCCCGCGAGCGCCGCTTCGACGATCCGCTCTCGACCCTGGCCTTCGGCACCGACGCCAGCTTCTACCGGCTCATCCCCAAGCTGGTGATCCGCGTCGAAAGCGAAGACGAAGTCGCCAGCCTGCTCAAGTCCGCCCACGCCCACCAGGTGGCGGTGACCTTCCGCGCCGCCGGTACCAGCCTCTCCGGCCAGGCCGTGAGCGACTCGGTGCTGCTGGTGCTGGGGGACAACTGGAACGGCCGCGACATTCGCGACGGCGGCACGCAGATCCGCCTGCAGCCCGGCGTCATCGGCGCCCAGGCCAACGCCTGGCTGGCACCCTTCGGCCGCAAGATCGGCCCCGACCCGGCCTCGATCAACGCCTGCAAGATCGGCGGCATCGTCGCCAACAACGCCAGCGGCATGTGCTGCGGCACGGCGCAGAACAGCTACCACACCCTGGCCGGCATGCGCCTGCTGCTGGCCGACGGCACGCTGCTGGACAGCGAGCTGCCCGACAGCATCGCCGCCTTCCGCGACAGCCATGGCGCCCTGCTCGACCAGCTCGCCGAACTGGGCCGGCAAACCCGAGCCAATACTGAACTGGCCGCGAAGATCCGCCACAAGTACCGGCTGAAGAACACCACCGGCCTGTCGCTGAACGCGCTGGTCGATTACGACGATCCGCTGGATATTCTCACCCACCTGATGGTCGGCTCCGAGGGCACCCTGGGCTTCATCAGCGCAGTGACCTACGACACCGTGCCGGACCACCCGCACAAGGCCAGCGCGCTGGTGGTCTTCCCCGACGTGGAGACCTGCTGCAAGGCGGTGCCCGTGCTCAAGCAACAGCCGGTATCCGCCGTGGAATTGCTGGACCGCCGCAGCCTGCGATCGGTGCAGGACATGCAGGGCATGCCGGTATGGGTGAAGAGCCTGTCCGACGGCGCCTGTGCGCTGCTCATCGAATCCCGCGCGGCCACGCAGTCGCTGCTGCACGAACAACTCGCGCAGATCAGCGCCTCCATCGCCGAGTTCCCGGTGGAGAAGCAGGTCGACTTCAGCGAAGACCCGGTGGTCTACAACCAGCTCTGGCGCATCCGCAAGGACACCTTCCCGGCCGTCGGCGCGGTGCGCGAGACCGGCACCACCGTGATCATCGAGGACGTCACCTTCCCCGTCGAACAACTGGCCGAAGGCGTCCACCGCCTGATCGCACTGTTCGACAAGCACGGCTATGACGAGGCCATCCTGTTCGGCCATGCGCTGGAAGGAAACCTGCACTTCGTCTTCACCCAGGGCTTCGAGTCGCCCGAGCAGATCGCGCGCTACTCGGCCTTCATGGACGACGTCGCGCACCTGGTCGCGGTGGAATACGGCGGCTCGCTCAAGGCCGAGCACGGCACCGGGCGCAACATGGCACCCTTCGTCGAGCTGGAATGGGGCCACGACGCCTACCAGCTGATGTGGCAGTTGAAGCGCCTGCTCGACCCCACCGGCATCCTCAACCCCGGCGTGGTGCTGACCGACGATGCGCAACTGCACCTGAAGAACCTCAAGCCGCTGCCGGCCGCCGACGCCATCGTCGACAAGTGCATCGAGTGCGGCTTCTGCGAACCGGTGTGCCCATCCAGAGGGCTGACCTTGAGCCCGCGCCAGCGCATCGTCATGTGGCGCGACATCCAGGCCAGGCGCCGCGCCGGGCTCGACACCACGGCGCTGGAACGCGACTACCAGTACCAGGGCATCGACACCTGCGCCGCCACCGGCCTGTGCGCCCAGCGCTGCCCGGTGAACATCAACACCGGCGAGCTGATCCGCAAGCTGCGCGGCGAACAAGCGCACCACGCCGGCACCGCCACCTGGCTCGCACGCCATTTCGCCACGGCGCTCAAGGGCGCGAAGCTCATGCTGCATGCCGCCAATGGTGCACGCCTGCTGCTGGGCGCGCCACGCCTGGCGCGTCTCAGCGCGTCGATCAGCCATGCCAGCAAGGGCCGCGTGCCGCAATGGACGCCCGCCATGCCGCAGCCGGTGCGCCTGGCCGCCCCACCGCAACCTGTGGATAACGGCAAGCCGCGCGTCGTCTACCTCACCGCCTGCATGTCCCGCGCGATGGGGCCGGCGGCGGCGGACGAGGAGCAGATGCCGCTGATCGACAAGACCCGCCAACTGCTGGAGAAGGCCGGCTACCAGGTGGTCTTCCCGGACAACGCCGACAACCTCTGCTGCGGCCAGCCGTTCGCCTCCAAGGGCTACCGGCAGCAGGCCGACGCCAAGCGCGACGAACTGCTCGCCGAACTCCTGCGCGCCAGCCGTGGCGGCCTCGATCCGATCTACTGCGACACCAGCCCCTGCACCCTGCGCCTGGTGCAGGACCTGGCGGACGACCGGCTGAAGATCTACGACCCGGTGAAGTTCATCCGCACCCACCTGGTCGAGCGCCTGGACTTTCAGCCACAGGACAAACCGGTGGCCGTGCACGTCACCTGCAGCACCCAGCACCTGGGCGAGAGCCAGGCGCTGATCGACCTGGTCAAGCGCTGCACCCGCGAGGTGGTGATTCC
- the fur gene encoding ferric iron uptake transcriptional regulator yields MVENSELRKAGLKVTLPRVKILQMLDSAEQRHMSAEDVYKALMEAGEDVGLATVYRVLTQFEAAGLVVRHNFDGGHAVFELADSGHHDHMVCVDTGEVIEFMDSEIEKRQKEIVKERGFELVDHNLVLYVRKKK; encoded by the coding sequence ATGGTTGAAAATAGCGAACTGCGCAAAGCCGGACTCAAGGTCACGCTGCCGCGCGTCAAGATCCTCCAGATGCTCGATTCCGCCGAGCAGCGCCACATGAGCGCAGAGGATGTATATAAAGCGCTGATGGAGGCAGGTGAAGACGTCGGTCTGGCGACTGTCTACCGCGTCCTGACCCAGTTCGAAGCCGCCGGCCTGGTGGTGCGCCACAACTTCGATGGCGGTCATGCCGTCTTCGAGCTGGCCGACAGCGGTCACCATGACCACATGGTTTGCGTCGATACCGGCGAAGTCATCGAGTTCATGGACTCGGAAATCGAGAAACGCCAGAAGGAGATCGTCAAGGAGCGCGGCTTCGAGCTCGTCGATCACAACCTGGTGCTCTACGTGCGCAAGAAGAAGTAA
- a CDS encoding outer membrane protein assembly factor BamE, with protein sequence MQNAKLMLTSLAFGLGLAALAGCSFPGVYKIDIQQGNVVTQDMIDQLKPGMTRRQVRFIMGNPLMVDTFHPNRWDYLYSIQPGGGQRQQERMSLYFGENDQLIGLNGDFMPGVSRDESILGKEGGATTTPAQPTQQQPEQPKEEPAKPGSVEEQIQKEVDQVETVPIPTPEPLDKNPQ encoded by the coding sequence ATGCAAAACGCCAAGCTCATGCTGACCAGTCTCGCTTTCGGGCTGGGACTCGCCGCACTCGCCGGTTGCTCGTTCCCGGGGGTCTACAAGATCGACATCCAGCAGGGCAACGTTGTAACGCAGGACATGATAGACCAGTTGAAGCCCGGAATGACCCGGCGCCAAGTGCGGTTTATCATGGGCAACCCCCTGATGGTGGACACCTTCCACCCCAATCGCTGGGACTACCTCTACAGCATCCAGCCCGGTGGCGGTCAGCGCCAGCAGGAGCGCATGAGCCTGTACTTCGGCGAAAACGACCAGCTGATCGGCCTCAACGGCGACTTCATGCCCGGCGTCAGCCGCGACGAGTCGATCCTCGGCAAGGAAGGCGGCGCCACCACTACGCCGGCGCAGCCGACCCAGCAGCAGCCCGAACAGCCCAAGGAAGAACCGGCCAAGCCCGGCTCCGTGGAAGAGCAGATCCAGAAGGAAGTCGACCAGGTGGAAACCGTGCCGATCCCGACTCCGGAACCGCTGGACAAGAACCCGCAGTAA
- the lldD gene encoding FMN-dependent L-lactate dehydrogenase LldD — protein sequence MIISASTDYRAAAQRKLPPFLFHYADGGAYAERTLRNNVDDLAGIALRQRVLKNMSELSLETKLFDETLSMPIALAPVGLTGMYARRGEVQAARAAAAKGIPFTMSTVSVCPIEEVAPAIERPMWFQLYVLKDRGFMRNALERAKAAGVKTLVFTVDMPVPGARYRDAHSGMSGPNAPLRRVWQAMTHPSWAFDVGLLGKPHDLGNISKYRGNPTGLADYIGWLGANFDPSISWKDLEWIREFWDGPMIIKGILDPEDARDAVKFGADGIVVSNHGGRQLDGVLSSARALPAIADAVKGDLKILADSGIRNGLDVVRMVALGADTVLIGRAFLYALATHGEAGVKNLLDLFEKEMRVAMVLTGAKTIGEITRDSLVRELGQ from the coding sequence ATGATCATTTCTGCCTCTACCGACTACCGCGCCGCAGCCCAACGCAAGCTGCCGCCGTTCCTCTTCCACTACGCCGACGGCGGCGCCTACGCCGAGCGCACCCTGCGTAACAACGTCGACGACCTGGCCGGCATCGCCCTGCGCCAGCGCGTGCTGAAGAACATGTCCGAGCTGAGCCTTGAGACGAAGCTGTTCGACGAGACGTTGAGCATGCCCATCGCCCTGGCACCGGTCGGCCTGACCGGCATGTACGCCCGGCGCGGCGAAGTACAGGCAGCCCGCGCGGCGGCCGCGAAGGGCATCCCCTTCACGATGTCGACGGTGTCGGTGTGCCCCATCGAGGAAGTCGCCCCGGCCATCGAGCGGCCCATGTGGTTCCAGCTCTACGTGTTGAAAGACCGCGGCTTCATGCGCAACGCCCTGGAGCGCGCCAAGGCCGCGGGCGTGAAGACCCTGGTGTTCACCGTGGACATGCCCGTGCCCGGCGCCCGCTACCGTGACGCGCATTCGGGCATGAGCGGGCCGAACGCGCCGCTGCGCCGCGTCTGGCAAGCCATGACCCACCCGTCCTGGGCCTTCGACGTCGGCCTGCTGGGCAAGCCCCATGACCTGGGCAATATCTCCAAGTACCGCGGCAACCCCACGGGGCTGGCCGACTACATCGGCTGGCTGGGCGCCAACTTTGACCCGTCGATATCCTGGAAGGACCTGGAGTGGATCCGTGAATTCTGGGACGGCCCCATGATCATCAAGGGCATCCTCGACCCGGAAGACGCCCGGGACGCGGTGAAATTCGGCGCCGACGGCATCGTCGTGTCCAACCACGGCGGCCGCCAGCTCGACGGCGTGCTCTCCAGCGCCCGCGCGCTGCCGGCGATTGCCGACGCAGTGAAGGGCGACCTGAAGATCCTCGCCGACTCCGGCATCCGCAACGGCCTCGACGTGGTGCGCATGGTCGCCCTGGGCGCCGACACCGTGCTGATCGGCCGCGCCTTCCTCTACGCCCTGGCGACCCACGGCGAAGCGGGCGTGAAGAACCTGCTGGACCTGTTCGAGAAGGAAATGCGCGTGGCCATGGTGCTGACCGGCGCCAAGACCATCGGCGAGATCACCCGTGACTCGCTGGTGCGCGAACTCGGACAGTAA